Proteins from one Triticum aestivum cultivar Chinese Spring chromosome 7A, IWGSC CS RefSeq v2.1, whole genome shotgun sequence genomic window:
- the LOC123149363 gene encoding uncharacterized protein isoform X3 produces the protein MESSAAGGDPRPSPSGGATPPPQPPPPPPSGWLAGLVSGAGRLLASVLGPSPSSSPRGSGPAASGGSAASSPTSLRHPRARGEGLHGGAGADFDDSVRVPSKNNQLNQGSLAIVSEIEPKDAIMQLLMQETYSRSECSTLIKIIQERVVDPDSGGIADGEIALPISWKADNQPTLGYSSFSPNVSLPSTSNFRIHGHGFDNSAAADTVPMLTPANRSLFNDKADNIQPAFKRRYSVVRDIPEDLRRVRTKADGNPIHITKFKKVDVVRNRPVFSGEGNKLLSDVPLLGANNLAHSNILSKVEGANEKLDVPSKPPAVPNKDLKNGFPLKLEPLDGLSPFEQKMMDLSHQKHKDAAYDDSGSVSKLMFMGDIEATPSLQLQNGSKNRRRKQSNSPRTTPRAADSPAMGTRRRLGDATVKAEINLLEQTTPITMAKQDPDYVPERRPAGRPKKAK, from the exons ATGGAGTCATCCGCCGCGGGCGGCGacccgcgcccgtcgccgtccgggggcgccacccctccgccccagccgcccccgcccccgcccagcGGCTGGCTAGCGGGCCTCGTCTCCGGCGCCGGCCGGCTCCTCGCCTCCGTgctcggcccctccccctcctcctccccgcgcggcTCCGGCCCCGCCGCGTCGGGCgggtccgccgcctcctccccgacctCGCTCCGGCATCCCCGCGCGCGCGGCGAGGGCCTCCACGGCGGCGCCGGCGCTG ATTTTGATGATTCTGTGCGTGTCCCATCGAAAAACAATCAGTTAAACCAG GGATCCCTAGCAATTGTCTCAGAAATTGAGCCGAAAGATGCCATAATGCAGTTGCTTATGCAGGAAACCTACTCAAG GTCTGAGTGCAGTACACTAATAAAGATAATTCAAGAGCGGGTTGTGGATCCAGATTCAGGTGGAATTGCTGATGGTGAGATTGCTCTTCCGATCAGTTGGAAGGCTGACAACCAACCAACCCTTGGATATTCTTCATTTAGTCCAAATGTGTCCTTGCCTTCAACATCAAACTTTCGAATCCATGGCCATGGTTTTGATAATAGTGCTGCTGCCGACACAGTTCCAATGTTAACTCCTGCCAATCGTAGCCTTTTCAACGATAAAGCTGACAATATTCAGCCT GCTTTCAAACGAAGGTACTCTGTTGTGCGGGATATTCCCGAGGACCTTCGAAGAGTCAGGACAAAGGCTGATGGAAATCCGATACACATCACAAAATTTAAGAAAGTTGATGTTGTTAGAAATCGTCCAG TTTTTTCAGGAGAAGGCAATAAACTGTTATCAGATGTTCCCCTTCTTGGGGCAAACAACTTAGCGCATTCTAACATTCTCTCGAAAGTTGAAGGAGCTAATGAAAAATTGGATGTCCCTAGCAAACCTCCGGCAGTGCCAAATAAG GATCTGAAGAACGGCTTTCCTTTGAAGTTGGAACCTTTGGATGGTCTTAGTCCGTTTGAGCAGAAGATGATGGACTTGTCACACCAAAAGCATAAGG ATGCTGCATATGATGACTCAGGTTCTGTTTCAAAATTAATGTTCATGGGGGATATTGAGGCCACGCCTAG CTTGCAGCTACAAAACGGCTCCAAGAACCGCAGAAGAAAGCAATCCAACTCTCCAAGGACAACTCCGAGGGCCGCAGATTCGCCCGCCATGGGCACGCGCCGCAGACTCGGCGACGCTACGGTCAAGGCAGAGATCAACCTGCTAGAGCAAACCACGCCGATAACGATGGCCAAGCAAGATCCAGACTATGTCCCAGAGAGGAGGCCTGCCGGGAGGCCGAAGAAGGCCAAGTGA
- the LOC123149363 gene encoding uncharacterized protein isoform X1, translating to MESSAAGGDPRPSPSGGATPPPQPPPPPPSGWLAGLVSGAGRLLASVLGPSPSSSPRGSGPAASGGSAASSPTSLRHPRARGEGLHGGAGADFDDSVRVPSKNNQLNQSEETDLKGYTQGSLAIVSEIEPKDAIMQLLMQETYSRSECSTLIKIIQERVVDPDSGGIADGEIALPISWKADNQPTLGYSSFSPNVSLPSTSNFRIHGHGFDNSAAADTVPMLTPANRSLFNDKADNIQPAFKRRYSVVRDIPEDLRRVRTKADGNPIHITKFKKVDVVRNRPVFSGEGNKLLSDVPLLGANNLAHSNILSKVEGANEKLDVPSKPPAVPNKDLKNGFPLKLEPLDGLSPFEQKMMDLSHQKHKDAAYDDSGSVSKLMFMGDIEATPSLQLQNGSKNRRRKQSNSPRTTPRAADSPAMGTRRRLGDATVKAEINLLEQTTPITMAKQDPDYVPERRPAGRPKKAK from the exons ATGGAGTCATCCGCCGCGGGCGGCGacccgcgcccgtcgccgtccgggggcgccacccctccgccccagccgcccccgcccccgcccagcGGCTGGCTAGCGGGCCTCGTCTCCGGCGCCGGCCGGCTCCTCGCCTCCGTgctcggcccctccccctcctcctccccgcgcggcTCCGGCCCCGCCGCGTCGGGCgggtccgccgcctcctccccgacctCGCTCCGGCATCCCCGCGCGCGCGGCGAGGGCCTCCACGGCGGCGCCGGCGCTG ATTTTGATGATTCTGTGCGTGTCCCATCGAAAAACAATCAGTTAAACCAG AGTGAGGAGACTGACCTGAAAGGCTATACGCAGGGATCCCTAGCAATTGTCTCAGAAATTGAGCCGAAAGATGCCATAATGCAGTTGCTTATGCAGGAAACCTACTCAAG GTCTGAGTGCAGTACACTAATAAAGATAATTCAAGAGCGGGTTGTGGATCCAGATTCAGGTGGAATTGCTGATGGTGAGATTGCTCTTCCGATCAGTTGGAAGGCTGACAACCAACCAACCCTTGGATATTCTTCATTTAGTCCAAATGTGTCCTTGCCTTCAACATCAAACTTTCGAATCCATGGCCATGGTTTTGATAATAGTGCTGCTGCCGACACAGTTCCAATGTTAACTCCTGCCAATCGTAGCCTTTTCAACGATAAAGCTGACAATATTCAGCCT GCTTTCAAACGAAGGTACTCTGTTGTGCGGGATATTCCCGAGGACCTTCGAAGAGTCAGGACAAAGGCTGATGGAAATCCGATACACATCACAAAATTTAAGAAAGTTGATGTTGTTAGAAATCGTCCAG TTTTTTCAGGAGAAGGCAATAAACTGTTATCAGATGTTCCCCTTCTTGGGGCAAACAACTTAGCGCATTCTAACATTCTCTCGAAAGTTGAAGGAGCTAATGAAAAATTGGATGTCCCTAGCAAACCTCCGGCAGTGCCAAATAAG GATCTGAAGAACGGCTTTCCTTTGAAGTTGGAACCTTTGGATGGTCTTAGTCCGTTTGAGCAGAAGATGATGGACTTGTCACACCAAAAGCATAAGG ATGCTGCATATGATGACTCAGGTTCTGTTTCAAAATTAATGTTCATGGGGGATATTGAGGCCACGCCTAG CTTGCAGCTACAAAACGGCTCCAAGAACCGCAGAAGAAAGCAATCCAACTCTCCAAGGACAACTCCGAGGGCCGCAGATTCGCCCGCCATGGGCACGCGCCGCAGACTCGGCGACGCTACGGTCAAGGCAGAGATCAACCTGCTAGAGCAAACCACGCCGATAACGATGGCCAAGCAAGATCCAGACTATGTCCCAGAGAGGAGGCCTGCCGGGAGGCCGAAGAAGGCCAAGTGA
- the LOC123149363 gene encoding uncharacterized protein isoform X2 gives MESSAAGGDPRPSPSGGATPPPQPPPPPPSGWLAGLVSGAGRLLASVLGPSPSSSPRGSGPAASGGSAASSPTSLRHPRARGEGLHGGAGADFDDSVRVPSKNNQLNQSEETDLKGYTQGSLAIVSEIEPKDAIMQLLMQETYSRSECSTLIKIIQERVVDPDSGGIADGEIALPISWKADNQPTLGYSSFSPNVSLPSTSNFRIHGHGFDNSAAADTVPMLTPANRSLFNDKADNIQPAFKRRYSVVRDIPEDLRRVRTKADGNPIHITKFKKVDVVRNRPGEGNKLLSDVPLLGANNLAHSNILSKVEGANEKLDVPSKPPAVPNKDLKNGFPLKLEPLDGLSPFEQKMMDLSHQKHKDAAYDDSGSVSKLMFMGDIEATPSLQLQNGSKNRRRKQSNSPRTTPRAADSPAMGTRRRLGDATVKAEINLLEQTTPITMAKQDPDYVPERRPAGRPKKAK, from the exons ATGGAGTCATCCGCCGCGGGCGGCGacccgcgcccgtcgccgtccgggggcgccacccctccgccccagccgcccccgcccccgcccagcGGCTGGCTAGCGGGCCTCGTCTCCGGCGCCGGCCGGCTCCTCGCCTCCGTgctcggcccctccccctcctcctccccgcgcggcTCCGGCCCCGCCGCGTCGGGCgggtccgccgcctcctccccgacctCGCTCCGGCATCCCCGCGCGCGCGGCGAGGGCCTCCACGGCGGCGCCGGCGCTG ATTTTGATGATTCTGTGCGTGTCCCATCGAAAAACAATCAGTTAAACCAG AGTGAGGAGACTGACCTGAAAGGCTATACGCAGGGATCCCTAGCAATTGTCTCAGAAATTGAGCCGAAAGATGCCATAATGCAGTTGCTTATGCAGGAAACCTACTCAAG GTCTGAGTGCAGTACACTAATAAAGATAATTCAAGAGCGGGTTGTGGATCCAGATTCAGGTGGAATTGCTGATGGTGAGATTGCTCTTCCGATCAGTTGGAAGGCTGACAACCAACCAACCCTTGGATATTCTTCATTTAGTCCAAATGTGTCCTTGCCTTCAACATCAAACTTTCGAATCCATGGCCATGGTTTTGATAATAGTGCTGCTGCCGACACAGTTCCAATGTTAACTCCTGCCAATCGTAGCCTTTTCAACGATAAAGCTGACAATATTCAGCCT GCTTTCAAACGAAGGTACTCTGTTGTGCGGGATATTCCCGAGGACCTTCGAAGAGTCAGGACAAAGGCTGATGGAAATCCGATACACATCACAAAATTTAAGAAAGTTGATGTTGTTAGAAATCGTCCAG GAGAAGGCAATAAACTGTTATCAGATGTTCCCCTTCTTGGGGCAAACAACTTAGCGCATTCTAACATTCTCTCGAAAGTTGAAGGAGCTAATGAAAAATTGGATGTCCCTAGCAAACCTCCGGCAGTGCCAAATAAG GATCTGAAGAACGGCTTTCCTTTGAAGTTGGAACCTTTGGATGGTCTTAGTCCGTTTGAGCAGAAGATGATGGACTTGTCACACCAAAAGCATAAGG ATGCTGCATATGATGACTCAGGTTCTGTTTCAAAATTAATGTTCATGGGGGATATTGAGGCCACGCCTAG CTTGCAGCTACAAAACGGCTCCAAGAACCGCAGAAGAAAGCAATCCAACTCTCCAAGGACAACTCCGAGGGCCGCAGATTCGCCCGCCATGGGCACGCGCCGCAGACTCGGCGACGCTACGGTCAAGGCAGAGATCAACCTGCTAGAGCAAACCACGCCGATAACGATGGCCAAGCAAGATCCAGACTATGTCCCAGAGAGGAGGCCTGCCGGGAGGCCGAAGAAGGCCAAGTGA